Proteins encoded together in one Lathyrus oleraceus cultivar Zhongwan6 chromosome 5, CAAS_Psat_ZW6_1.0, whole genome shotgun sequence window:
- the LOC127086335 gene encoding uncharacterized protein LOC127086335, whose protein sequence is MIPRHRPQPREPPQAQRKSLPLNVAACVSLNFTHTQNPLIASQQSLYQQTHENDKRKKGRILTKCHGGDERREEVGLPIQGLDELKRVWNWKCFLFVLLCCLSHFGVCSEKSELKEHWFDFSIQLWISALNCIGICFDSLSELFAF, encoded by the exons atgattcCTCGCCATCGTCCTCAACCTCGTGAACCCCCTCAAGCTCAGAGAAAATCTCTCCCTCTCAACGTAGCCGCTTGCGTCTCTCTCAATTTCACTCACACCCAAAACCCCTTAATCGCATCTCAGCAAAGTCTCTATCAACAAACACACGAAAATGATAAAAGGAAAAAAGGAAGAATTCTCACAAAGTGTCACGGCGGCGATGAAAGGCGTGAAGAAGTTGGCCTCCCAATCCAG GGTTTGGATGAGCTCAAAAGAGTATGGAATTGGAAGTGCTTTCTTTTTGTGCTGCTCTGTTGTCTATCCCATTTTGGTGTTTGCTCTGAAAAAAG TGAATTAAAGGAGCATTGGTTTGATTTTTCTATCCAACTGTGGATATCTGCACTGAATTGCATTGGGATTTGCTTTGATTCCTTATCTGAACTGTTTGCCTTTTGA